Genomic DNA from Candidatus Kaiserbacteria bacterium:
GTCTGACTGTTTCCGCCCATACTCTTGTTCGGCAATAATTAGATTAGGTAGATCGAGAATGACCGATGATAAATCTTCCTCAAGAAACTCTTGATCAATACATGCGCCTTTCGCAATAAAATGCACTGTCCCTGACTTTGTTTTTTCAAGCGTATAGGGATATATTTTATTTTTTATAGTTATACTTGCTTTTGTTTTCATATATTTCTTTTTATGAATACTTGTATCTGAGTGCGTATCTGCTGCTTGTAGAAATTTTTACACTCATTGTTGTGTACGGGGACAATAATATCGTGTTGTAACTGCGAGTGTTTCCACTTTACGTGACTGCCTTTTGCATATATTTTCTCAAAACCAACGTAAATAAGGATTTTTTCGATATCTGCATAACGAACATTCTGTGGTGAATGGTCAAACTTTTGAAGCAGTTTTTCAATCTGACTCATTGTAACTACATTATATATAAATGTAGTTACAATGCAAGTATCAAAGCAGTGGTATATAATCAGGAAGGAGATAGAGAAGTATCTCAACTAATAAATTATGAAAAAAGATCCATTTGTATTAACGAAGGAAGAGCAGGAAATTGAGAACGCGTTTGCACAGGGTGCGTATTCCTCTGTCCCCAATCTCGCGGAAGAAAAAAAGAGATATGCGCAAATCGCACAAAATACCTTTGCACGAAACAAGATGATTACACTCCGTATCTCCGAACGCAATCTTCTCCGTGTGAAAGCAGCAGCCGCCCGTGAGGGACTGTCATACCAAACATACATCACTGCGCTTATTCAGAAGAATGTGTAGTCGGGGTGGACAACACTACATAGAAACCTCTTGAAAGAAAAGTGACAGAACTCTTTCTCTGAACTCTTTTCCTAAAATCCTTTCTCGTCACGAACTTTTGCCCCGCACGCATAAGGCCTGAGAACTAAAAGCAATGCTTTTAGTTCTCAGGCCTTTGCTCCGCTCGCCCAATGAGGGCTCCGCGAGGCGCTGCAAAAGTTGTAACTCAACGGATTTTAGTAAAAGAACTCGTTGACGTACTGCTTTTATTCAGCCTGCCTAGATTCTTCTTATGAGCGAAGCAAATTAGAAAATCTTGGCTGTCGCCACATGCTCTCACAATGCAATGTGGTGACCAGGACGACCTCAGGGGAGGAGCGGAGCAAAGACCCAAAACCCGCATTCGTAGAATGAGGTTTTGGGTCTTATGCGTGCTGAAGAAAAGCAGTGCGGAAAAAGAGTTCTGTCTCCAATCTGTGCGATTCTAACCGAAAAAGAATTTTAGAGTTTGCGACTACAACACCTTTGCCTCAATCTCAGCGAGGAGGTGGTTGCCGAGTTTGTCGAGTTTCATTTGGCTTGTGCCACCGCCTCTCGATTCGAGTGTCACATTCTTGTTGGTAATTTCTGCGTCACCGACCACAGCAAAGTAGGGAAGTTTATCAGTCTTTGCGGCACGAATACGCTTGCCCAGGGATTCACTGGCGTCAACAAGGGTGACACGAATACCCACTGCCTTCAATTCCTCATACACATGCTGTGCATATTCGTGGTGTGCATCCGCCACCGGAATAATGCGTATTTGCTCAGGAGCAAGCCAAAGAGGGAAATTACCTGCGGTATGCTCTATATATACCCCTAGAAAGCGATCTATGGTGCCAAGGAGCGCTTTGTGGATCATTACTGGGGTTTTCTTCGTCCCGTCTTTATCCGTGTATTCTAGGTCAAAACGGCCCGGCTGCACAAAGTCGAGTTGCTGGGTAGCACACTGCCATTCTCGCCCTAGTGCGTCGATAACCATAATGTCAATTTTTGGACCATAGAATGCTGCCTCACCAATAGCGACGTGATAGTCGAGTCCAAGCTTCTTTGCCACCAACTCAATTTTTTCTTCAGCACTTTTCCATAGTTCAGAATCACCTAGATATTTTTCTTTTTGCTCGGGATCATGGAATGAGAGGCGCGCCTTAAACTCCATACCGAGTGCTCGGTAGAGTGACTTAATCATCTGCATAATACTTTCAAACTCTTGCTCAATTTGGTCGGGACGACAAAAGACATGTGCGTCATCCTGCGTGAGCGAACGTACGCGCGTGAGCCCACCGAGTTCACCTGTCTTCTCGTCGCGATAGCACGTGGTGGTCTCCATGTACCGCACGGGGAGGTCACGATAACTGCGTGGTCGTGAGGCATAAATCTGTGTGTGATGCGGGCAGTTCATGGGCTTCAGTGCAAATTCGTCACTCGACTCCTGGCTCTTTACAAGGAAAAGTTCGTGGCCAAACTTATCCCAGTGGCCTGATTTCTTGTATAAATCAATCTTTGTAATATGCGGAATCCAGACCTTTTCAAAGCCAGCACGTGACTGGAGTGATTCAGAGAATTTCCCTAATTCATCGCGCAGAATCGTACCTTTTGGGGTATAGAGGGGGAGACCAGACCCCACCAATTCAGAGAAAGTGAAGAGGTCAAGCTCCTTACCCAGTTTCCTATGGTCGCGCTTCTTTGCTTCCACGACACCGGCAAGGTACTTGACTAAATCGTCTTTCGTGTCAAAAGCAAGACCATACAAGCGCGTGAGCATCGCATTTTTTTCGTCCCCACGCCAGTATGCACCGGCCACGGAGGTGAGTGTAAAGGAGTCGACGTCGATATCTTTTGCAGGAGACTCTGAGTGTCCTCCACGACAGAGGTCGGTGAACTCACTTGCACCCTCTCCCACAGTGTACAGAGTGATGGTCTCACCATTTTTTTCGAGGTCGTTAATGAGTTCTATCTTGTACTGATTATTTTTGAAGGTGTCGCGCGCAATATCGGGGGTCACCACTGTGTGTGAAAATACTTTCCACGTTGCAAGCATCTTTTTCATGTGACGTTCGATATTCTTCAGGTCCTCATCCTTCGGTGTCGGTCCTCCGTTAAAATCAAAGTCATAGTAAAACCCCGTTTCGATAGCCGGACCGATGGTGGGTTTTGCGTGTGGAAATTCTTTGCGCACCGCAGTCGCAAGGAGGTGGGCAAGGGTGTGTCGCTTCTTCTCTAAAAGTGGTTCCATAATAATTTTGTATATTTAACTCTGAATAAAAGTCCGTGTCGCTGGATCTAGCGATTAGCCCGAGAAGGGGAGAATCGAGATTCAGATTCGACAACCTCTTTGTGTTCGTTTGCTCATCTAAAAAACGCCCAAGCAAAAACACGATTTCTCATGTTTTTGCTCGGACGATCTTTGCATTCCTGCAAGCCGCGGTTCCACCGAGCTTCCGAGAGTTTTGCTCTCGACGCTTATATGCAGATTAGGTGCTCATATATGAGTACGCCCAAGAGGGCTGACGTTTGGTAGACGTCACAACTTCTGATTCACTATGGTAGCGTGTCTGCACCCAATGTCAAATTGGAGCATAGGGAAGCGAGAAGGGGAACTGGTATGGGATGTGGAGTGGTGTAAAATAGCCAGACAAAATACATCTTGCGCGGAAGTATGCATGAGGATATCTCATGTGGATACATCCGGTTGAAACCTCTTTTTCACCAGTATCCGAACTAAGATAAAAGCACTCACTTTTTAAAAAAAAGAATGCTTCCACATTCTCGATTAGCCGAGATATTTATATAATAATGGGTTTTGTAACCCCGAGGACTAACCTAGGAGAATCTCCTATGATAGTTCTCGGAGTGCGCACATAGTTAAATCATGCTCTATGTGTGACATCGTAAGTCACCCATACGTCTGTTCGACTTACGATGTCGACCATCGTAAAGTTGCCCCGAGGGCTATCCTAGGGGAAAGACTTCGGGGTATGCCACTGACCTGCCTAAGGTCTTGTCTCGCGAGAATATGTGCTCTTAAAAATTTGGACATTCGATCTCCTAATTTTTCCTTTAAATATAAAATGAAGTGTTGAAAGTTATCCACGAAAAATACTCTGTGTTGCGTCACTTTTTCGATACAATATATGTATTCGTACATGCAACAGTCTGATGCCACAGTGAGTACCTCGCGCGACCAGTTCTTTTTGGAAAGAATAGGTTTTTTCTTTACTCAGTGTTTTTTACATGCACGAGGAGTGCATCATAAGAAGGTCTCACTGATTGTTGCATTTGGACTTTTTTTGATAGTGGTTTGTTTTCCTTCGGCAAAGGCTGAGGCCGCAATTCAATTTGTCGGTTCTACGACTGCATCGGGCGATAATGCCGCATACAATCTCTCCCTCACCGGACTCACGGGGGGTATCTCGAGTACTGCAGCACAGGATGATTTTGTTGTTGTGGTAAATACATACGTTGGTACTGCAGATGGTAATCCTGGCGTCGGCACAGCGGGCTATACAGAAATGGCCGATTTGTATGCAAATAATAACAGAGACGTTAATTTCTCAGTGAATTATAAGTTTATGACGGCGACTCCCGATACAACAGTTTCTTGTAACGGGAGTGCAACGGCCGGTAGTGCATCGACCTGCCTCGCGATGGTTTTTCGGGGTGTGGATCTCACGACGCCGATGGATGTCGCATCGACGACGGCAACCAGTAACACTACAGAAGACGTTGATTGTCCCGCAATAACCCCCGTCACCAGTGGATCGTACGTACTCTGTACAGGAGGGGGTGCGGGAGCAAATGTCGACGCTGCGATTCCTGCAATTGCAGGGTACGCTCATGCATATCTGCAGTTTGATTCCACCAACTACACTTCTGCATCAGTTGGTGCGTATAAGGCATGGACATCAGGCGCCGAAGATCCTGCAGCATTTGTTATGGACTTAGGTACACAGGCGAACAATTCAATGGCGGCACTCACTATGGCATTACGTGAACAACGCACCGTCTCCCTCTCCTCCGCCTCCAACCAAGTCTTTTCATACGCGCAAGCAACGACCACCATCAGCACCATCACCATTACCGATAACGTGGGCGCATCGGTCACCGCAGCAAACGACATCCGCATCCGCATCGCCTCTACCTCCCTCACCATGAAGTGGGACACCACCGACACCACCGCCACCTTTGGCGGTACCGCCTCGGGCAAAGTATCAAACCCCGTCTCCTACGAAAACAATGGCACGACACTCGTAATACCTGTAGACACCAACTTTAGTGCAGGAGAGACACTCACGGTGAGTGGACTCTCCTTCACCCAGTTCCTCGGCACCAGTACCGCAACCACGGGGCTCAACATGTACCTCGCGGGAGGAAGTGACGCCGTGAGTGATGGTGCTGATGATAAGACGATAGTTATCTATTCCGCCTTGCCCACCCTCACCACTCCCACCGCCACCGCCATTAGTTCCACTACCGCAACCCTCGGTGGCACCATCGTAAGTAACGGTGGGGGACTGACCGCCCGTGGTACCTGCTGGGGCACGACCCCATCCCCCGTCACCAACTGTGTTGCAGAAGGCGGTACAGGAACGGGTGTCTTCACGCAGGCACGCACCGGCCTTTCGCAGGCCACCTTCATCTACGCCCGTGCCTATGCCACAAACGCTACCGGCACCGCATACTCAAGTGACACCCTCTTCCTCACCGAAGGCACCTTCGTACCGGGTACGGAGAATGTCACCGCAGTGGGAACGAGTACTGCAACGATAGGGGGGACGATCTTAGGTTCTTTCTCGACTTTTACGACTGCAACAGATACGCCAGAGGCAAACATAAAAGCCCTCACCGTTGACTCCGTAAATGGTGTTCTCTACGCAGGGTCAGATACGAATGGATACATCTACCGCTGTCTCCTTTCTACAGGGTGTGACTCCACTGGAGATTTCACTATTGTATATGACACTGCGTCTACAGATATGTTCGCACTCACTATTGCGAGTAGTACTTTGTATGTAGCAGCAATAACAGGTGCAGGTTTTGGCACCATCCACCGATGCCTCCTCTCCACGGGGTGTGACGCTTCGGGTGATTTTACAGAAGTGCTTAGTAGTCCTGTTGACTTCTTTTATTCGTTCACCGTTGATTCTGTTAACGGTGTCCTTTACGTAGGAGGAAGTTATGCTGGTACCCAGGAGTCTATCCATCGATGCCTCCTCTCCACGGGATGTGAAGACTGGGGTGACTTCTCACAAGCGTATAGCACGTTTGTAAGTCAAAAAATTATCTCCCTGACCATCGCAAGTAGCACCCTCTACGCAGGAACGGACACAGAAGGTATTATCTACCGATGCCTCCTCTCTACAGACTGTGACGCTACGGTAGATTACACAACTGCTTTCGACACCACAGAAACAAAAATTCTTTCTCTCGCGTTTGACTCAGTTAACGGCGTCCTCCATGTAGGGACAAGTCCGAACGGCATCTTTTACCCATGTCTCCTCACCACGGGGTGTGACGCCTCGGGTGATTTTAATAGTCCCGCGAACACGGCCGATGACGAAATATACTCCATCATATTTTCAAGCACCACACGCTACGCAGCCACGGGTCCTCGTGGAGTCATCTACGCATGTTTCCTCCCCACGGGGTGTGATGGCCTCGGCGCCTTCACCACCGCAACAGACACCCCTGCGACCGCTATCTACGCTCTCGCCATCGACTCCGCAAATAATGCGCTCTACGCAGGCTCGGGCGCAGACGGCATCATATACAAAAGCGAAATAGGTCCCGCATACCCCATCACCGAACGTGGCACCTGCTGGGGAACCAGCCCATCCCCCGTCACCAATTGCCTTGCCACCTCAGGGACGAGTACCGGCGCCTTCACCCATGCACGTACTGGTCTTCCGAGTGGCACTCTCATCTACGCGCGCGCGTATGTTACCTATGCATCAGGCACCGCATACTCAGCTGACATAAGTACCACCACTCTTAGTGTGCCACCAACCACCCTCTCCTCCGCCTCCAACCAAGTCTTTTCATACGCGCAAGCAACGACCACCATCAGCACCATCACCATTACCGATAACGTGGGCGCATCGGTCACCGCAGCAAACGACATCCGCATCCGCATCGCCTCTACCTCCCTCACCATGAAGTGGGACACCACCGACACCACCGCCACCTTTGGCGGTACCGCCTCGGGCAAAGTATCAAACCCCGTCTCCTACGAAAACAATGGCACGACACTCGTAATACCTGTAGACACCAACTTTAGTGCAGGAGAGACACTCACGGTGAGTGGACTCTCCTTCACCCAGTTCCTCGGCACCAGTACCGCAACCACGGGGCTCAACATGTACCTCGCGGGAGGAAGTGACGCCGTGAGTGATGGTGCTGATGATAAGACGATAGTTATCTATTCCGCCTTGCCCACCCTCACCACTCCCACCGCCACCGCCATTAGTTCCACTACCGCAACCCTCGGTGGCACCATCGTAAGTAACGGTGGGGGACTGACCGCCCGTGGTACCTGCTGGGGCACGACCCCATCCCCGTCACCAACTGTGTTGCAGAAGGCGGTACAGGAACGGGTGTCTTCACGCAGGCACGCACCGGCCTTTCGCAGGCCACCTTCATCTACGCCCGTGCCTATGCCACAAACGCTACCGGCACCGCATACTCAAGTGACACCCTCTTCCTCACCGAAGGCACCTTCGTACCGGGTACGGAGAATGTCACCGCAGTGGGAACGAGTACTGCAACGATAGGGGGACGATCTTAGGTTCTTTCTCGACTTTTACGACTGCAACAGATACGCCAGAGGCAAACATAAAAGCCCTCACCGTTGACTCCGTAAATGGTGTTCTCTACGCAGGGTCAGGAGGTAGTGGCATCATCTACCGCTGTCTCCTTTCTACAGGGTGTGATTCCACAGGAGACTTCGTTATTGCGTATGACACTACACATTCAAATATCTCCTCTCTTGCCATTGCGAGTAGTACTCTGTTTGTTAACGGCTTTACAAGCACAGACAATACTGTTGTGTACCGCTGTCTCCTCTCCACGGGGTGTGACGCCTCGGGTGATTTTACGACTGCATGGACACCATCTTCTCCTCAATCAAGCCGTACATTAGTTGCAGATTCAGTAAACAACATACTCTACATGGGGGGTCAAGATAATTCAGATCAATTTACAATTTATCGATGTGCCCTTTCTTCGGGATGTGACTTCCAGACTGACTTCACGACTGCATATGCACCTGCCGCACAGATAGACGTCCATTCCCTCACCATTGCCAGTAGCACGCTCTACGCAGGCTCGGGTAATGGTGGTAATATTTACCGCTGTCTCCTCTCCACGGGGTGTGATGCTGATGTGGATTTTACCCTTGCATACAACACCACAGAATCGCAGATTTATTCCCTCACGAGTGACTCAGCTAATGGTGTTCTGTATGTAGGGACGAGCCCGAACGGCATCATCTACCGATGCCTTCTCACGACAGGTTGTGACGCCTCGGGTGACTTCACGACGGCAACAGACACCCCACAGACAGATATCTACGCTCTCACCATCTCAAGTAGCACCCTCTACGCAGGCACGGGCGCAAACGGTGTCATATATCAGTGCCTCACCTCCACAGGCTGTGATTCTACAAATGACTTCACCACCGCAACAGACACTCCCGCTACCACTATAAACGCTCTCGTCATCGATTTCGCGAATAGTTCTATTTACGCAGGCTCCGGTGCTACGGGTATCATATACAAAACCAGTATAGGTTCCGCATACCCCATCACCGAACGTGGCACCTGCTGGGGCACGAGTCCCAACCCCGTCACCAACTGCCTTGCCACCTCAGGGACAAGTACTGGTGCCTTCACCCATGCACGCACTGGCCTTCCCCAGGCTACCCTCATCTACGCTCGAGCGTATGTTACCTACGCATCAGGCACCGCATACTCAGCCGACGTAAGCACTACCACCCTCGGCGTCGCAGCACCCACCCTCTCCTCAGGAGCCAACCAAGCCTTTTTCTATGGTCAAGCAACCACCACCATAAGTACCATCACCATTACCGACACTCCTGGCGGACTCGTCACCGCAGCAAACGACATCCGCATCCGCATCGCCTCTACCTCCCTCACCATGAAGTGGGACACCACCGACACCACCGCCACCTTTGGCGGTACCGCCTCGGCCAAAGTATCAAACCCTGTCTCCTACGAAAACAACGGCACCACACTTGTGATTCCTGTTGACACCAACTTTGGAACAGGGGACACCCTCACCATAGACGGACTTTCTTTTTCACAGTTCCTTGGGGTGAGTACCGCCACCATCGGGCTCAACATATACCTCGCGGGGGCAAGTGACGCCGTGAGTGATGATGCCGATGATAAGACGATGAGTATTAGTTCCACCACCCCTACCGTTACCACCCCCACTACCACTGCTATAGGCCTTAATAGTGCAACTCTCGGCGCTACCATTACGAGTGACGGTGGGGGAACACTGAGTGCGCGCGGTACCTGCTGGGGCACCAGCGCATCCCCCGTCACCAACTGTACCGCAGAAGGCGGTACGGGAACGGGTGTCTTTACGCAGGCACGCACCGGTATGGCGACGGGTACTCTCTACTACTATCGTGGATATGCGACAAATGCCTCGGGTACGACATATTCGGCAGATGGTACCTTTAGCACCAATGCTGTTCCCGTACTCACTACTCCCACTGCTACTGCCGTGGGTTCAAGTACCGCTACCCTCGGTGCTACCCTTGTTTCCACAGGTACCAACACTATTAATGCTCGCGGTACCTGCTGGGACACGAATTCGTCTCCCACCATCAACTGTCTTGCAGAAGGTGGTACGGGAACAGGTGCTTTCACGCAGGCACGTACAGGTCTGACAGCGGGCACACTGTACTACTATCGTGGGTATACGACATATACTGACGGTGCAAGTGTCACCCGTACCGCATATTCAGCAGATGGCACATTTGTAAGTTCAACCACCCCTACACTCACCACCCCCACCGTTACTGCCGTCAGTTTTACAACCGCAACATTCGGCGCCAATATCACGAGTGACGGCGGAGCACCACTGAGTGCCCGTGGTACCTGCTGGGGCACCAGTGCGTCCCCGGTGACCAACTGTCTTGCAGAAGGCGGTACGGGAACGGGTGTCTTTACGCAGGCACGCACCGGTCTCCCCCAGGGCACACTCATTTACGCCCGCGCATACGCAACAAACGCATACGGTACTTCATACTCAGCCGATATAAGTACTACCACCAGCATCTCCACGAGTGATCTCATCATCTCCGGTACCCTCTATAGCGACGAAGGGGTCACCACGATAAACGGAGGGAAGACCATTGCTCTCGCTATCGGCACCACCACCCCCTCAGTCCACACCACTACCTCCAATGGTTCTGGCGTATGGACTGCTACCATCCCCACCGGCCACACCATCGGCACCTCTACCCCTATCCTCGCTTGGGTAGATAATGACGGCACCACCCGTGCCGCACTCCTCACGAAGGCAACATCCACCTCTAATATCTCTGGCCTTAGTCTCTATAAAGATAGAGTGATTGTGTCGCATGAGGCAACAAGTGGTACCTCAACGACACTCACTGACATGTCCTTCTATGACAACGACAACGACAGTGACATTCAATACAATGCGACAACAACAAGCGCAGGGCTTGTATTAAACGCTGGCAACGAACTCCATATCCAAACAGGGAAGTCCTTCACTCCCCTAGGCGCCGTCACCATACAGGGGAACGCCGGCACCGGCACCGATGGTTCACTTCACCTTCCTGCAAGTAGCATCTACACCGCAGGAGGCACCACCACCCTTGCCGGCAATTTCACCGCATCATCCTCCGCAACCTTTACCCCTGGCACCCACACCCTCACCTTTAATGCAACGACCACCGGAAAGAGTATTGATGTACCACTCGCTACCCTTGGTAACACCACCTTCAATGGAGCAGGTGGTGCATGGGCGTTTGCATCAGCAGCCACCACCTCAGCCCTTACCATCACCGCCGGCACCCTAACTGCTCCCGCCACCAGTCTTACCATCCTCGGTAACTACCAGAACAGTGGCACCTTCACTCACAACAACGCCACGGTCACCATCGCCTCCACCACCGCCGCACAGGGTATCATGGGTACTGCCACCGGTACGTCGGCCTTCAGTACGCTCCGCATCATCGGTGCTACCACCACTGCTCCAACATCAGGCCTCGTCGGTAAATGGATGTTTGAGGAGGGAAGTGGCACGACGGTGCGGGATGCGAGTGGGGGTGGGAATACGGGGACGCTCAATGGAACTCCTTCTTGGATTTCTGAGAATAGGGGTAAGGCAATTTCGCTCAATGGAACAACAGATTATGTAGCTATTCCTAACTTGATACAGACTCATCGTAGTGACATTACTATCGCCACGTGGTTCAAGACGACCACAACGGGTGTAATTGCGGGATATCAAGCTGGTATGGTGGGAAGTGGTCCCAGTAGTTATGTTCCCGCTATCTATATCGGTACCGATAATAAAATTTACGCTCAACTATGGGATGGTGCGACACACCCAATCACAACTTCCGGAACGTATACCGACGGTGCTTGGCACCATGTTGCGCTCGCAGTCTCAGGCGGTAATAGCCAATCCCTCTACGTTGACGGTTCGTTTGTGGGGATTCTCAGTAATGCAATTACTGATTTTGGTGCAACCTATTCGCAGTTTGGTGCTGGGTACACCACAGGGTGGACCAACGCGTCTGGTGGGTTGACTTATTTTGCTGGTTCTCTTGATGATAATCGAATCTACAACCGCGCGCTCACCGCGAACGAAATCAGCGACCTCTATAACGAACGTCCAAAAGTCTTCTCACAAAACGCCTCTACCACCAACCTCATCATTGAATCCGGTGTCGTGTCCGCACCACCATCTCTGAGTATCGCCGGCGACTACCAGAACGCAGGCGCCTTCCTCGCGAACGCCGGCACCACCACCTTCAACGGCACCACCACCTTTAGTGGCGTGAGCGCCCAGACCCTCGGTGGCACCATGACGGGCGCAAGCGCCTTTGGAAACGTGGAGTTTACCGGCGGAGGACTCAAGTCTTTTGCGACGACGACTACGAATGCAAGTACATCTAATTTTATGGTGGATGCCGGCGCGACGGTCGTCGCGCCGGAAAACCTCTCCGTCTCTGGTCAATACACCAACAACGGCACGTCCTCAAACCCAGGAGGGAAGGTGTGGACCAGCCGCACCGCCGCCGCCTACAACATCTGGCAATCCGTCACCTACGGCAATGGTCTCTTTGTGGCGGTGTCTGGTACTGGCGCTGGCACAATCAACGACCGCGTCATGACTTCCCCTGACGGAATCACCTGGACCCCCCGCACCGCCGCTACCAATAACTACTGGTACTCCGTCACCTACGGCAACGGCCTCTTTGTGGCAGTGGCTGGTTCCGGCACCATAAGCGACAAAGTCATGACTTCCCCTGACGGCATCACCTGGACCCCTCGCACCGCCGCCGCTGACAACACCTGGCGCTCCGTCACCTACGGCAATGGGGTCTTCGTGGCGGTGTCTGGTACTGGTGCCGGCACCATCAACGACCGCGTCATGACTTCCC
This window encodes:
- a CDS encoding type II toxin-antitoxin system HicA family toxin, whose translation is MSQIEKLLQKFDHSPQNVRYADIEKILIYVGFEKIYAKGSHVKWKHSQLQHDIIVPVHNNECKNFYKQQIRTQIQVFIKRNI
- a CDS encoding threonine--tRNA ligase; translated protein: MEPLLEKKRHTLAHLLATAVRKEFPHAKPTIGPAIETGFYYDFDFNGGPTPKDEDLKNIERHMKKMLATWKVFSHTVVTPDIARDTFKNNQYKIELINDLEKNGETITLYTVGEGASEFTDLCRGGHSESPAKDIDVDSFTLTSVAGAYWRGDEKNAMLTRLYGLAFDTKDDLVKYLAGVVEAKKRDHRKLGKELDLFTFSELVGSGLPLYTPKGTILRDELGKFSESLQSRAGFEKVWIPHITKIDLYKKSGHWDKFGHELFLVKSQESSDEFALKPMNCPHHTQIYASRPRSYRDLPVRYMETTTCYRDEKTGELGGLTRVRSLTQDDAHVFCRPDQIEQEFESIMQMIKSLYRALGMEFKARLSFHDPEQKEKYLGDSELWKSAEEKIELVAKKLGLDYHVAIGEAAFYGPKIDIMVIDALGREWQCATQQLDFVQPGRFDLEYTDKDGTKKTPVMIHKALLGTIDRFLGVYIEHTAGNFPLWLAPEQIRIIPVADAHHEYAQHVYEELKAVGIRVTLVDASESLGKRIRAAKTDKLPYFAVVGDAEITNKNVTLESRGGGTSQMKLDKLGNHLLAEIEAKVL
- a CDS encoding antitoxin gives rise to the protein MKKDPFVLTKEEQEIENAFAQGAYSSVPNLAEEKKRYAQIAQNTFARNKMITLRISERNLLRVKAAAAREGLSYQTYITALIQKNV